The following coding sequences are from one Spea bombifrons isolate aSpeBom1 chromosome 13, aSpeBom1.2.pri, whole genome shotgun sequence window:
- the TAF4 gene encoding transcription initiation factor TFIID subunit 4, whose product MAAGSDLLDEVFFNTDVDEKVVSDLVGSLESQLAAAAHHHHHHHHHQQQGPAEARSQALANHVSSPGVGAGSAGGQAETKIGLPADIPKTGAVVSGVTGGVINNNSRQQAAAPQDGAQSAGSDASGALSQAKAGVLGTMATALSNHGQGNGKTAALQTMNGNNVVINSHGPGGHAAPFQGNSNPAPAVTLVNNGPAPVTKGGVNAGANTVIQASFLGTTNASVISSSSTTAAGAAGQQVGMTGVPTTVALVRPLMHQGVAATQNGSNTVINSPLPPSAGVPLQMNAQPTSVSSQVIKSESPKTIIQPPQQSQPNPGSMVIGQTIQAGHPGPGGAANPPGTPTGMGKATISTVPQNLPRTPTAPVGGIRATINPPMLAPRVPQPPQNPPNIQNFQLPPGMVLVRSENGQLLMIPQQALAQMQAQVQAQSQNQNAMATRPATPTSAPSVQISAVQSPGAPLLARQVTPTTIIKPVSQTPTTVQQTTTLQRPPVVQNQIVIGSTTQTATLGTATAVQTATAPRPVQGTVAPATATTETMENVKKCKNFLSTLIKLASSGKQSSETAANVKELVQNLLDGKIEAEDFTSRLYRELNSSPQPYLVPFLKRSLPALRQLTPDSAAFIQQSQQQQPPSQATTALTAVMLSSSVQRTAGKPTATVTNTLQQPVISLTQPAQSKPGQPTPLVIQPAHKAGAVVRPPQVTLTQTPMVALRPPQSRLMLTTPQQIQLNQLQTVPVVKPTVLQGTKTMSTITTQVAAAQKNKLKEPGGGSFRDDDDINDVASMAGVNLSEESARILATNSELVGTLTRSCKDETFLLPSLLQRRILEIGKKHGITEVHPDVVGYVSHATQQRLQNIMEKISEAAQQKNTSHKEDDRYEQSSDVRTQLKFFEQLDQIEKQKKDEQEREILMRAAKSRSRQEDPEQLRLKQKAKEMQQQELAQMRQRDANLTALAAIGPRKKRKVESPGPGSGSESSSTNTTTASSSGGGSSRQFTRQRITRVNLRDLIFCLENERETSHSLLLYKAFLK is encoded by the exons ATGGCGGCGGGTTCGGATCTGCTGGATGAGGTCTTCTTCAACACGGACGTGGACGAGAAAGTGGTCAGCGATCTGGTGGGCTCCCTGGAATCTCAGCTGGCAGCCGCAGcccaccaccaccatcatcaCCACCATCACCAGCAGCAGGGTCCAGCTGAGGCCCGCAGCCAGGCCCTGGCCAACCATGTCTCTAGCCCTGGGGTAGGGGCAGGCAGTGCGGGGGGCCAGGCAGAAACCAAGATAGGACTCCCCGCAGATATTCCCAAGACCG GAGCAGTTGTATCTGGAGTAACAGGCGGCGTGATCAACAATAACAGTCGACAGCAAGCCGCAGCGCCGCAGGACGGAGCCCAGTCTGCTGGATCTGATGCATCAGGGGCTCTTAGCCAGGCTAAAGCTGGGGTCCTTGGCACCATGGCAACTGCACTGTCCAATCACGGCCAAGGAAACGGCAAGACCGCCGCACTTCAGACCATGAACGGGAATAATGTTGTGATTAATTCTCACGGACCTGGGGGACACGCTGCCCCGTTTCAGGGCAACAGCAATCCTGCACCTGCTGTAACTTTGGTGAACAATGGCCCCGCTCCTGTCACCAAGGGTGGTGTGAACGCAGGAGCCAACACCGTGATCCAGGCGTCTTTTCTTGGAACGACCAACGCGTCTGTCATTTCCTCCTCTTCGACTACCGCCGCTGGCGCGGCTGGGCAACAAGTGGGGATGACGGGGGTTCCCACCACGGTAGCTTTGGTGAGACCGCTGATGCACCAGGGAGTGGCAGCCACCCAGAATGGGAGTAATACTGTGATCAATTCCCCTCTGCCACCCTCTGCCGGGGTGCCGCTGCAAATGAACGCTCAGCCCACCTCTGTGTCTAGCCAGGTGATAAAGTCTGAATCTCCAAAAACTATTATCCAGCCCCCCCAACAGAGCCAGCCAAACCCCGGCAGCATGGTGATAGGACAGACGATTCAGGCTGGACATCCGGGCCCTGGTGGGGCAGCTAATCCCCCCGGCACCCCTACGGGGATGGGCAAAGCTACAATAAGCACCGTGCCTCAGAACCTGCCAAGGACTCCTACAGCTCCGGTTGGTGGCATTAGGGCAACAATCAATCCTCCTATGCTAGCTCCCCGCGTACCCCAGCCTCCGCAGAACCCGCCGAACATTCAGAACTTTCAGCTTCCTCCAG GAATGGTCCTCGTGCGCAGCGAGAACGGCCAGCTGTTAATGATCCCGCAGCAAGCTTTGGCACAGATGCAGGCCCAGGTTCAAGCCCAGTCTCAAAACCAGAACGCCATGGCCACGCGGCCGGCCACGCCAACCAGTGCCCCCTCGGTGCAAATCTCGGCCGTGCAG TCTCCGGGAGCCCCTCTTCTAGCAAGACAGGTGACGCCAACAACCATCATTAAACCGGTATCTCAAACCCCGACAACCGTGCAGCAGACCACCACACTACAGCGGCCCCCAGTTGTGCAG AACCAGATCGTGATAGGAAGCACCACGCAAACCGCCACGTTGGGGACTGCGACGGCAGTACAGACGGCAACCGCACCACGACCGGTGCAAGGAACGGTCGCCCCAGCCACAGCCACCACG GAAACCATGGAAAATGTGAAGAAATGCAAGAATTTTTTATCCACGCTAATCAAGTTGGCTTCATCAGGAAAACAGTCCTCCGAGACAGCGGCTAATGTGAAAGAACTTGTCCAGAACCTTCTG GACGGGAAAATTGAAGCTGAGGATTTCACCAGTCGATTATACAGAGAACTGAACTCTTCACCTCAACCGTACCTAGTGCCTTTCCTCAAG cGAAGCCTTCCTGCTTTGCGGCAGCTGACGCCTGATTCGGCAGCCTTCATCCAGCAgagtcagcagcagcagccgccgtcACAGGCCACGACGGCGCTCACCGCGGTCATGCTGAGCAGCTCTGTACAGCGCACGGCCGGGAAGCCCACCGCCACGGTCACGAATACATTACAGCAACCGGTCATCAGCCTCACTCAACCCGCACAGTCCAAACCAGGGCAGCCTACGCCACTG GTTATCCAGCCGGCACACAAAGCAGGGGCAGTGGTACGTCCTCCGCAGGTCACGCTGACGCAGACGCCCATGGTAGCCCTCAGACCGCCTCAGAGCCGGTTAATGCTCACCACGCCTCAGCAGATACAGTTAAACCAGCTGCAGACAG TCCCAGTGGTGAAGCCGACGGTGTTGCAGGGTACGAAAACAATGTCCACAATCACCACACAGGTTGCGGCTGCccaaaaaaacaagttaaaagAGCCTGGGGGAGGTTCGTTCAG AGATGACGACGATATTAATGACGTGGCTTCCATGGCCGGCGTTAACCTGTCTGAGGAAAGTGCGAGGATTCTGGCAACAAACTCTGAGCTTGTCGGCACGTTAACGAGGTCCTGCAAAGACGAGACCTTCCTCCTCCCTTCGCTGCTGCAAAGAAGGATACTCGAAATCG GTAAAAAGCATGGAATCACAGAGGTCCACCCAGATGTGGTGGGCTACGTGTCTCATGCCACACAGCAGCGGCTACAGAACATCATGGAGAAGATCTCGGAAGCGGCCCAGCAAAAGAACACCTCTCACAAG GAGGATGACCGGTACGAGCAGTCAAGCGATGTTCGGACACAGCTAAAATTCTTTGAGCAGCTCGACCAGATCGAGAAACAGAAGAAAGACGAGCAGGAGCGAGAGATCCTCATGCGGGCAGCTAAG TCTCGGTCCAGGCAGGAGGACCCGGAACAGTTACGGTTGAAACAAAAAGCAAAGGAG ATGCAACAGCAGGAACTGGCACAGATGAGACAGAGAGATGCCAACCTCACAGCGCTGGCAGCTATTGGCCCTCGAAAAAAGAGGAAAGTAGAATCTCCAGGGCCCGGCTCTGGGTCAGAG TCATCCAGCACAAACACAACGACTGCCAGCAGCTCCGGGGGAGGAAGCAGCCGACAGTTTACAAGACAAAGGATAACGCGCGTTAATCTCAGGGACCTCATATTTTGTttggagaatgagagagagactAGCCATTCACTTTTGCTATACAAAGCATTCcttaagtga